From a single Raphanus sativus cultivar WK10039 chromosome 3, ASM80110v3, whole genome shotgun sequence genomic region:
- the LOC108844682 gene encoding uncharacterized protein LOC108844682, whose product MAYVEGGVVKAKRSIWRLRTIKDFFLSIINLIQVFFITMFSMEKSDAYRKGSGANKKWDGGRPGGGGGGGGGGGGGSGRPGPPRGGLDNVRGLNDIRGADPVSNLLIFTSFTDGDDESWVCSLYDVLMIVSYSWVNLIGCFSDSTGMWLVLWLSLCLYRAPRTNEGIYIICVEMVLWNLRKQTMI is encoded by the exons ATGGCATACGTCGAAGGAG GTGTTGTTAAAGCGAAGCGATCAATATGGAGACTAAGGACGATTAAAGATTTCTTCTTGTCAATCATTAATCTGATACAAGTCTTCTTTATAACCATGTTCTCC ATGGAGAAATCAGATGCGTACAGGAAAGGCTCTGGGGCTAACAAGAAATGGGATGGTGGCCGacctggtggtggtggtggtggagggggaggtggtggtggaggaagTGGACGCCCTGGACCTCCTCGTGGCGGCCTCGACAATGTGCGTGGCTTGAATGATATCCGTGGAGCTGACCCAGTAAGTAACCTTTTGATATTTACTTCTTTTACTGATGGAGATGATGAATCATGGGTTTGTAGTTTATATGATGTGTTGATGATAGTTTCATATTCATGGGTAAATTTGATTGGTTGTTTTTCAGATTCTACCGGCATGTGGCTCGTGCTGTGGCTGAGCCTTTGTTTGTACAGAGCGCCAAGAACAAATGAGggcatatatattatatgtgttGAAATGGTGCTCTGGAATTTGAGAAAGCAAACCATGATCTAG
- the LOC108844984 gene encoding uncharacterized protein LOC108844984, whose product MQMARIEHLQFPALKITGENYVGWVTNVKPYLIMKKLTETIVIGNKSPPEHKAEAIIFLKKHLDENVTHDYASIEDPAELWQALKERFDNQKEVNLPHALEEWKNLRFQDFQKVEEYNSAVLRIVSLLKYCGNPVSEAEMMNKTYNTFHKQLHFLPEIYRKCGYTRFSELMVALMLAEKNNELLIKNHNSRPTGAKAFPEVNATSIENSERRTQTSRGRGRGRHFNSKRGKTYNPKWKGSNKWVRSEQGPKGKETQEDTTQKRESVCYRCGCKGHWSRTCRTPPHLCKLYQESTKGKAKEVNLTENFEGTSYLDASDFANELD is encoded by the coding sequence ATGCAAATGGCAAGAATCGAGCATCTTCAGTTTCCGGCTCTCAAAATAACTGGCGAAAACTATGTCGGATGGGTCACAAACGTGAAACCCTATCTGATTATGAAAAAGTTAACCGAGACGATTGTAATCGGTAACAAATCGCCGCCTGAGCATAAGGCTGAAGCGATAATTTTCCTGAAAAAACACCTCGATGAGAATGTTACGCATGACTATGCGAGCATAGAAGACCCAGCTGAACTGTGGCAAGCTTTAAAAGAAAGGTTCGATAACCAAAAGGAAGTCAACCTCCCTCACGCTCTAGAAGAGTGGAAAAATCTGAGGTTTCAGGATTTTCAAAAGGTTGAGGAATACAATTCCGCTGTCCTGAGGATAGTTTCACTCCTGAAGTATTGCGGTAACCCTGTCTCCGAAGCAGAAATGATGAATAAGACTTACAACACTTTCCACAAACAGCTTCACTTCCTACCCGAAATTTACAGAAAATGCGGGTACACGAGATTTTCTGAATTGATGGTTGCACTCATGTTGGCTGAAAAGAACAATGAGCTTCTGATCAAAAATCACAATTCCCGACCTACGGGAGCCAAAGCATTCCCTGAAGTGAATGCTACGTCAATAGAAAACTCAGAGAGAAGAACCCAAACCAGTCGgggtcgtggtcgtggtcgcCATTTCAACAGCAAACGTGGAAAAACTTACAATCCGAAATGGAAGGGATCTAACAAATGGGTTAGATCCGAACAAGGTCCTAAGGGCAAAGAAACTCAAGAAGATACCACGCAGAAGCGTGAGAGTGTATGTTACAGATGTGGATGTAAGGGACATTGGTCTCGTACCTGTCGTACTCCTCCACATCTCTGTAAGTTATATCAAGAGTCCACGAAAGGCAAAGCTAAGGAAGTGAATCTCACCGAAAATTTTGAGGGGACATCGTACCTCGATGCCTCTGATTTCGCAAATGAGCTAGACTAG
- the LOC108843909 gene encoding LOW QUALITY PROTEIN: protein root UVB sensitive 6 (The sequence of the model RefSeq protein was modified relative to this genomic sequence to represent the inferred CDS: substituted 2 bases at 2 genomic stop codons): MPSVKLKHSSPDPISSSLLSRETHFRISASLPQPLPDSTPRLICCEDIDGHRWKYVTESDGSRNSFRAISLESPRTPLEEVASFLRSYVVPEGFPASVNESYVPYMTFRALKYFFGGAMGVFTTQTLLNSVGASRNSSASAAVAINWILKDGAGRVGKMIFARQGKKCANSLXIFLTQLXISQLRFAGDLLMELGAAVELATSAAPHLFLPLACAANVVKNVAAVTSTSTRTPIYKAFAKGENIGDVTAKGECVANVADLMGTGFSILISKRNPSLVTTFGLLSCGYLLSSYQEVRSVVLHTLNRARFTVAVESFLKTGRVPSLQEGNIQEKIFTFPWVEDRPVMLGARFKDAFQDPSSYLAVKPFFDKERYMVTYSPTNGKVCALLKHQANSDDILKAAFHAHVLLHFMNQSKDGITKSVEQPDPVLAPVEYELNSRIAESCEMVSTSYGIFKTRAAEQGWRMSESLLNPGRARLCQMNEERE, translated from the exons ATGCCGAGCGTAAAGCTCAAACATTCATCACCTGACCCCATTTCCTCCTCCCTCCTTTCCCGGGAAACCCATTTCCGCATCAGCGCCTCTCTCCCACAGCCACTCCCCGATTCAACTCCGAGGCTGATCTGCTGCGAGGATATTGATGGCCACAGATGGAAATACGTTACAGAGAGCGATGGTTCTCGCAATTCCTTTCGTGCTATAAGCTTGGAGTCTCCTCGCACTCCTCTCGAG GAAGTGGCTTCGTTTCTGAGATCTTACGTTGTACCTGAAGGATTCCCAGCAAGTGTCAATGAGTCTTATGTTCCTTACATGACATTCCGAGCTTTGAAG TATTTCTTTGGTGGAGCCATGGGTGTGTTCACCACTCAGACCCTTCTCAACTCTGTTGGAGCCTCAAGGAACAGTTCTGCTTCTGCTGCTGTTGCCATCAACTGGATTCTCAAG GATGGTGCTGGCCGTGTTGGAAAAATGATTTTTGCAAGGCAGGGAAAGAAATGTGCTAATTCTCTGTGAATCTTTCTAACTCAGCTTTGAATTTCACAGTTACGTTTTGCTGGTGATCTTTTGATGGAGCTTGGTGCTGCTGTAGAGTTAGCCACTTCTGCAGCTCCACACCTTTTCCTTCCTCTCGCTTGTGCTGCTAATGTTGTAAAG AACGTTGCAGCTGTAACATCAACGTCTACTCGCACGCCTATCTATAAAGCCTTTGCTAAAGGAGAGAACATAGGAGATGTCACTGCTAAGGGAGAGTGTGTTGCTAACGTTGCAGATTTG ATGGGAACTGGATTTAGTATATTAATATCCAAAAGAAACCCTTCTTTGGTCACAACCTTTGGTCTTTTATCATGTGGCTATCTCCTGAGCTCATACCAAGAG GTTAGATCTGTAGTATTGCATACACTAAACCGTGCAAGATTTACAGTAGCAGTGGAGTCATTTCTCAAGACGG GGCGGGTTCCCTCACTACAGGAAGGTAATATCCAAGAAAAGATATTTACTTTTCCATGGGTGGAGGATCGACCAGTGATGCTTG GAGCCAGATTTAAGGATGCATTCCAAGACCCCAGCTCATATCTGGCAGTAAAGCCCTTTTTCGAT AAAGAAAGATACATGGTGACTTACAGCCCTACCAATGGTAAAGTCTGTGCACTCCTCAAGCATCAAGCTAACTCAGATGACATTCTCAAAGCGGCATTTCAT GCACATGTGCTTCTTCATTTCATGAATCAATCGAAAGATGGCATCACAAAGTCAGTGGAGCAACCAGACCCTGTTTTAGCTCCAGTGGAATATGAGCTGAATTCTCGAATAGCAGAGTCGTGTGAAATGGTTTCTACCTCATATGGAATCTTCAAAACCAGGGCTGCAGAACAG GGTTGGAGAATGTCAGAATCTCTGCTGAATCCTGGCCGGGCTAGGTTATGTCAAATGAACGAGGAGAGGGAGTAA
- the LOC108843910 gene encoding uncharacterized protein LOC108843910 — protein MKGVGGPLLSIGDLLADLVEETVDSSPPPNPESSSKLETDAISGPLDLTGLFQDNYDKLNSAFAGSDHSWTSLTLELCASLETANKLVQDTTTNARFLSEKVGELEKIVKQGDSAVAAARTVHATVNQKGLPS, from the exons ATGAAAGGAGTGGGAGGACCATTGCTGTCAATCGGAGATCTTCTTGCCGATCTCGTTGAAGAAACTGTGGACTCATCACCTCCACCAAATCCTGAGAGTTCTTCCAAATTGGAGACTGACGCCATCTCTGGACCGTTGGATCTAACCGGACTCTTTCAG GACAACTATGATAAACTGAACAGTGCTTTTGCTGGTTCTGATCACTCATGGACCTCTCTCACTCTGGAG CTTTGCGCTTCCTTAGAAACTGCAAACAAGTTGGTCCAAGACACCACCACAAATGCTAGATTCTTGTCAGAGAAAGTGGGAGAACTCGAGAAAATAGTGAAACAAGGAGATTCAGCAGTCGCAGCTGCCAGAACAGTTCACGCTACGGTTAACCAGAAAGGTTTACCCTCTTAG